GTGTAATTCATGTTTCCGTGCTAGAATCAACAATCATACTATTAATGTTGACTAACTTATCGACGGAGGTCTTAATTAATCTGATTTATTTACCATTTACGATCATGTCCCCGTCTCGTATATTGGTATTGGTATTGGTATACCGCGCATGTGTACACGTGAACCATTTCTTATCTTCGTTATTAATTTATGCttttatgtaatatatttaatttgcagGTGAATTAAGTCACATTATATCTACGTCAACGATAGCGCATTCAAAACGCGCCGGCATCTTATATACCGGCTTAAGCACGTCTCTTGAGATGAGCCAGTGCCGTGTGAACAACAACAATCAAGATGAACTATCGCCGAACAAGAACGCGGCTGTCCACGTCATCATGAACGGTGGAAACCTGAACATATCTCAATGTATATTTGAACACAATGCGGTTGGAGCTCTCTCAGTTGACATTGGGAGATCAAACGAAGTAAAAGCAAAACAAATGTCGATACATGTTACTAATAGTGAATTTGCGTCCAACATAGGTGTTTGCATCATCAATGTATCTTCTCATTTCGAAGCCCAGATCGATAAGGTGAATACGTTGATCAGCGGAAACATAGTTGAAAACAACACGGCTGCAGTGGATAGTAGCGTGATTGCAATATCTGGTGTGCAATTAATCTTCGAGGAGAACTTGGTTAAGGAGAATATTGGCAAGACACTCGACTGGACTGGCATCAAATCAAATGACAATCTTGTAATGtttaaaaattcttttttctttaaCAACGCTAGAAGTGGGCCAACAATTTCTATAAATGGAAAAGGGTCCCAATTCTTTTTAATGCAGAATTCATTTACTGATCTCAATAACTTTGTAGAAATCGAGGCAGTTTTCGACGATAACACGAACAAACGACTAAATGCTGCCCACAATTGGTGGGGAATGACGTCACCAGAACTGATTGCAACGCGAGTGGAAACTGATAATGGTGAAAACCAGGGAAATATTGAAATTGTCACTAAGCCGTCGTTGCAGACGCCTGCATCTACAGTTTACGATTGTAAGTTAGTATGCATGGTGAAGCTTGTGACGACCTATGACCTACCACCTGACgtcatattaattatttacgCATATACGTTTTAGTTTGATTTGGCTATTTTGGTCAAATCGTCTGTCACGTCTATTCTTAGTTCATTTGACGTCGACCTTGTGTATATCACAAACATTTAAACCTTTTTTGGGGTGCACGGTCCGATAAATcggttttatatatattacttttaGACCCATGAACTCCATAATGATTGAAGGAGGGTGAAAGTTACAATCACGCTTGAATTTTATGTGGCAACATAatcattttataataacaattacaCAATCcaaaataattcattattattattctttataaaaaaagatagttttaaaaaagaagCTGCAATTATGTTTTCAAATTACACGAATTAATAATCCTAATGTCCACTATTTTCTTGTAGTTGATTGCCCAATAGGGTTCACGAAAATTGGACTGTACTGCTACCAGTTGCGAAACAGTGTACGAAACTATTCCGAGGCTGTTAAAACTTGCAACGTAAGTATACattttgtatactgttttaGCTTTTGTTTAAATAGTTGAAATTTTGCGTCAGTAAACTTACCGTAAATAGAGGAACTTCCGCCAAAGCTGAACAAATACAATATGTCTCGTACGAAAATCTCTCTTAAATCAACATACAATGCTAACcgaaaaaaatatagataatcGAACGTAAAAACTAAAGTACATctttaattttcaaaaacaatttcaattgaAACCCTATTTTGTTATGAAAAATACAGAGATGTTTTCCATCACATGACACACTCAACACTACCTGGTTGTGGAACGTTTAATATGCAGAAAACAAgttaataagcataacattttaCCACAATTAATTTCAGAAACTATCAGCAGTTATCACCAATACTGATTACATCGACCTGAACGCCGTGAAACATCTCATGATGAGTAAAGAATCACCAGATATTGTTTGGCTGTATAAAGATTCCTACCAAACCAAAAGTAAATTGGATCAGGTAAGTGACACACCAACATAACAACATCCAATCAATAGCGCGTATTCGTGTTGCGCGTATGCGTGTGGCGCGTGTGTGTATCGatgtgatggcgctagttacacTCCGTTACGCGTGATTGGTTAATAGAATGATGTAATGCATAAACGACATAAATctataattttcttttcatagttacttgttaaacattttttttgttttaggaTTGCAAATCATATGACCCAGTCACAAATTCAACGAGTGTAGAAGCTTGTAATCAATGGCTATCGTTTGTTTGCAAAACATTTACAGGTAGGCCCTCTATACTGTGATTGAACGCTACTATCACTTTACTGTTTTTcttgaaaaaattaaatttaaagacaGTGTTATAATAAGCCCATTGTTTTGAAAGCATAGGCCTACCTccattttaaatatatctattttggaataataagAGCATTAAATGCAACACATTTTAGACCCATTCCTGGATATTATAgatacaagctcaagtagtacacgtatgaaacgccatatgtgccaacatattaaatcaaaactccctctggaacccagactatagATTTTTAAACAGTTCCATTTATGTAACTTGATTGTTATTGTTGTCATTAGTGGGAATGTGCCATGTACCTGAATCGCATTCAAATACTGCAGACGATGAAGATGGGTCCGGCAACGACCTATTCACCTGTGAAGAAGTGAGCAGTTGCTCCATGAGAGGTCGATGTATAGCACCGAATCTGTGTCATTGTTACGTTGGTTTTCAGGGTAAATCATGTCGAAACAATGCGCCTTCAAACGAACGCCCGCCACTTTTTACCGGAGTACAAAACCTCATTTCGATTGCAAAAAAGTCACCAAAAGGAACATTCGTTGCACATCTGAAAGCCACTGATATAAACTATGAAACAAATGAACAGTTTTGTTTCTATCTTGTACCGAATAAGGTCTCGGAAAAAGtacatttaaattcaaattccGGAATGATTCATTTAAAGTTTGACGCAAGTAAATTGATGGAGCATTCTTCAGAGCTGCTAGTGTCGGCAAGAGACGAAGGATCACCACCCAAATCGTCCATGACGAGTATATTAATTACCATTCTTGATAATGCTCCTAATTGTCCTGTATTTTCGGCAGAGTCATCGTTTATAGTGCTGTATGTCTCCCCCAAACCGTCTCAAGACGTGTACATACGAGCAGTCGTAGCCAACAGTAAGACGATTTATTACTCGTTATATCAGCATTCAGCAGCGAAGGGAATTACTTTTAGGATTGGAGAGTTGTCTGGTTTACTAACGCCAAGTGACGTATTAGCAGTGGGAGTCTATTCATTTGTCGTAACAGCATACACGACTGGAGAGGGGTCGTGTATTTCTGGAATGACCGTTATGGTAGAGGTACACTCTTCTGAGAAAGAAACTGTCATGTTTACGTCATCGACCTATCGTCCTAGTGAGGGCGTATCGAGCACCAGGACCCCAACATTGGAGGCCGTTGAACACCCTAATGGTagttattttataaatcaactgttttaataatttgttgtatAATGTAAAAACGCGATATACATTGTTCCATGTTAATTTTAAAGAACTCTTTAAATATCTTAATGCAATCTAAATATACCCATATTAAGAGGAAAGTTTCGAGGGCCAATAGTGTACCCAGGGTGTTCTCTAAATAGGAGTTGACCATAGtgctaaatatatttaattcgtTAATggataacaaaaatatattgacaGTTACtgaaatatactttttgtagaTTGTGAGACACTTGGATGCGTCAATGGCGGTAGCTGTGTCAATAAAATCTGCATTTGTTCGTGTCCGTATGCTGGTGACTTTTGTAAGATAGgtaaataattatgattaagGTACTTTTAAGAAATTTAAAACTATATTAGTTGTATGGTTAAATGATTTAATCCAATTCTGCGCTACAATAAATCAAtaatagtataggcctaagcATAATAGTGatcttaattttaatatttatcattattaccAGAAGAGTCAGTATGAGAAAATGTCATCTGCACAAATTTGCAACTTCATATATCTATACTAAAAAAacgtttttgtattttgtttgaaGAATCTCATTGTATTGAGATGACAATGAAGGTTGAGCGAATGTCTGGACAGCCTGCGCTCTATGATCTCAGATTAGGCGACAACTCGGATCCTCTCTTCTTAACTTATGCAGAAAAGGTTCATGATTTTGTAAGTTTTCAAAGATCAACATTATTATTCAAAGGATTCAATCTTTGGCATCGTTTTTCGTCACTATTGCAGTTCTATATAGGAGCGGATCCAACGGGAGACCAGCCGAaaactttacgtgacaaaacaatgtgatgtgaccatataatgggcatgatgatgtcatatcactaccatatttggtagtgataggttgatagtgtagacagagctttaaaatctgttttttaattttaggtGGAGAGTGCTATTTACACGAACGATATCTTAGCTCAATCTTACACTGGGAACACAGTGACTGAATTCAGTGAGGGCAGTCTAATGGTGGATTACCACGTGACATTTCACAAGAAATCATTGCTGACGTACACTGAACTTCAAAGTGTTCTTATCACCGCACTGTCCGAGTATGATGGCGACGGCTCCTTAACAATTGACAGTACAACAATTACAACTTCAGGTAGAGAGCAACTGCACCTCCTCAATAAAAAATCATGTTAAGCTAATAATCAACATTTTGGGCAACATTAAAAAGCATagcattattatcattaaagtTGATTcccactaaagcgtggttcccactagagatgcaacgcaaggacgtacgcgcaacgcaagcgagttgaccaatgacaagtcactgttcgaataatctatcacttgtgattggtcaaatcacttacgttgcggtacgtccttgcgttgcgtctgtagtgggaaccaaacatTAGACGCAACGTAAGTAGTTTGACCGATCATGATGTGATGTGCATCATCCATTGACTGGTTATTTGTATGCATgcttgcattgtgtcctagtgagaccaatcaaactttatgtgacaaacaaagttgatgtacccatatatggacatgatgatgttatattactaccatatttgggtacatcacattatTTCGTTTGGAAAGAGctttaatctattttttaagCAATTTGTAATCTTATCTTTCAGAGAGCGATGGAAATAACGTAGATACAACCAAACATGATGCTGGTGACGGCGTTGATATTGGTGGCGGTATAATTGCTATCATTGCAATCATTTGCGTGGGTGTTATCATAGTTATCATAGTAGCCATTGTTTTACTAATCAGACGAAAACAAAAACGACGTAGTTACTATAACAATCTTCGTGGCCATCCAATTCAAATGACAAATGTAAAAAGACAAGCTAATACTCAGGATGGTGAAGAAGTAACATACCGTGGTCGTTCCGCCTCATTAGAAACTTCTCCTTCAGAAGAACGACTATAGCAAATGCAATCtatataaagcgtggttcccatcAGAACGCAACCCAACGTATCGCAGCAACGTATCGACGCAGTATTGCGTAATctcaagtgggaaccgacgacgcaacagtacTGCAAGAATCGCAGGTTGAATttacgcaggcgggggcaaacacaattattggaagggcattttcttacgttgcctTGATTGCGTTACGTttcgtcgctagtgggaaccaagctctaGTGATTACCTCACATAACAAGTTTAAACTtatactctgtctacactatcacactttatgtgacaaaaaaaatgtgatgtgcacataatggacatgatgatgtcatatcactacaatatttgggcacatcactttttttgtcacaaggTTTGATATAGTGTTGGATTTTCAATGCTCAAATAGTATACGTataaaacgccatatgtgccaaaatattatctttttactaatattaagtcaaaattatctggaacccagactagttTATTTAAACTGCTCTTCATCGCCCCAGTGATTTAGCCATAAAGAGAAGTtggttttaaaacaattaatttagtGGGTCACGTGGGTGAAGGCAAACGTAGgaagaaataatataaatacaaactCTGCGCAAGTAACAAACAggaaataatttttattttattaacatttgttttttcgaaaaaaaaggtaaaatgtaaagatacacaacaacaaaaaaacaaaaaactcgctcacattttgttatttgtgtgAGTATTACGTCATCATCGTTTGGTACAACAGAACAAAGttatatttgaaaaataagAGGAGGTTGAATACTGAATAGTCTTCTATTTAGCAAATATATTCGCACGAATCGAACATAGTTATGATTGGTTGCACAATTTTCCACTTCAAAAAAAAACTTTGGTCAATTTtttgatatataaataaactaaagtTGGTCAATTGCGGGAGCCTGCATttagaatataaataatatgacTATAATGTGATATGAAGACGAgaagaatatatttatttaaagtagATTAATTAACATAGAATCAACATATTAGGATACATATTAAACAAGTGACCAGTTTATGAAACAAAAGAAGCTAAAACATATGTCCAAACATCATTAGTAATCTGTTTAACCAAACATATCCATACGTCTGGTATACTCTTATCAAGTGGACAGTATGTGACAAACACAGATGTATTAACACGCCATACTTTGCGCCACAGATTGCTCTTATCATAAGATTATTTtgtctaatttaattaaattgtagACAAAATGTATTTTCTAGGTCTgcaatatacattaataatgtaGAAAATAGTCTAAGTAGCGTCATGTTTACATCGATAATGCTTAATTTGGCCGTCACTATTTACTTAGGGCGGCGTTGTCATATCatattattcattaattaaacaaataacaCATCATTTAATTCATATTGTTTTGTCTATATTACCCTTTTTCTCTAATTTACTGTGTATTTGACAGAATATAAAATCTCTTTAGTCAGTTATTAGGCCAAATTCGTGGGTTGAAAATGTTacttaagaaaaaaatatagatTAAACCAAACAGGTGTTTTTGTCACTGTGAAGCATATCTTAACATATAGTATTGTCATGAAtaaatttcaattattatattgttttttgtttataatttgttttgatttaggttGTATTTCTCAAGAAAAACTTTAGGTCCAATTTTTGGTTGAAATAAAGAATACTAGGTGATGTCAGCACATTGTTCAATATTTCACATAAAATGTTCACGTTTTTACTTCGTGTCATAAATAATGTAGCATCATCATGTCAACATTTATTAGCTTCTATCAATGGTAAACAacacaattaaaaaatagtaattcattaattcattcattttacttttatttcggaaacggACGTCCATAGTAACAAAATCAATTGCAtgaataagtttaaaaaaaataataatgaaacaatacaacaaaaattaataggGATCTTGCAAGAAGAAATTTCTTGTCACGCAAGACCCATAaacgaaaagaaaaaaatgcatTTGCATGTGGTTTATGTCTAGTTCAACATTGTTCAATATTTCACATAAAATGTTCACGTTTTTACTTCGTGTCATAAATAATGTAGCATCATCATGTCAACATTTATTAGCTTCTATCAATGGTAAACAacacaattaaaaaatagtaattcattaattcattcattttacttttatttcggaaacggACGTCCATAGTAACAAAATCAATTGCAtgaataagtttaaaaaaaataataatgaaacaatacaacaaaaattaataggGATCTTGCAAGAAGAAATTTCTTGTCACGCAAGACCCATAaacgaaaagaaaaaaatgcatTTGCATGTGGTTTATGTCTAGTTCAACATTGTTCAATATTTCACATAAAATGTTCACGTTTTTACTTCGTGTCATACTAAATATAAGCAATAATGAATTGTCGTTTTCAAttctattattaaaaataatacctGTGTCATGTACGTCGAGATGTTTATCGGGATATGTGTTACTTCCTTTGATTACGACGATGTTTATACAGTGTTAATAATTGACATACTATATTGTACAAAAGACAATAAATGGACAACAATCTGAGACAAATTTAAAGTATTCCCTAGACACCTGTCGTCGACATAATAAAACTGTTGTACTAGTTTAGGAGCGATGAAGACTATTTGCATACTGCTGGTTTGTGCAGTTTCTCTAACGATTGTCGGTACGTATTTATCAATTTTGTGAatgcttttttttatcattatgcCTGGTATTAAACTTTATAGAACTGTTCAAGTAAATGGCGTAAGAACTTAGCCTAAATGATCTTGCTAGACCTCCGTGATGTTAGGCATATGGCGTTGTCTTAGCTTAGCTATAGAGTGTTTACTAAAATTGGAGCCCAAGAGGTGGCCGTATTTACCAATCACACTAAGCTTGGTtaccactagcgacgcaacgtaagaaaatgcccttccaataacaagtaattgtgtttgcccctgCCTGTTTGAAATCAAATCTGCGgaactgttgcgtcgtcggttcccgcTTGTGatttacgcaatacatcactttgcgtcaatacgtgactgcgttgcgttctagtgggaactacGTTTAAAGTTTACCAagaaccatattttgacaacgtATAAAGCgcggttcccactagaacgcaacgcagcgacgtattgacgcaaagtgctgtattgcgtaatcacaagtgggaaccgccgacgcaatagtgctgctgcaaacatcgtaggtttgattttACGCAAGctttagggatgtacatatatGGTTTCAGAACAATATGGtgtcaaaatatggttctcggtaaagttgtcctttaaatGAGAAGTATTTCACTTAcatcaatacatatttaaaaattatcattaaatGTATTCACTTAAAATGAAACATGATCAAGCTTGAGGGGATAATAATGATTAACTGATGATGACTTAGTCATGTCCAAATTAATGTGATCTTACTGCCattcttaaattaaatttggTCAGGGTTAAAAAAGTTATGGAATAAACCGCATAGAACCAGCAAAACGTTTAACggatatatgtatattatattttttctccTTAGCTGCTGGTGATTCATGTTCGGGTAGATGTGATTCAGGCTTTAGCGGGTCATACGACTGTCAGTGTAATACGCACTGTGTTAATTACGGAGATTGCTGTGCCGACTATTCTCAACAGTGTTTAGGTAGGCCACTTTTCTTTCATGTTTGACGTGATCGGGGCAAGCAcgattattggaagggcattttcttacgttgcgttacgttgcgtcgctagtgggaaccaagctttaagcacGGTTCctactagagacgcaacgccgGGACGTACGCGTAACGCAAGCAAGTTGatcaatgacaagccactgctcgaataatccatcgcttgtgtgattgttacgttgcgttacgtatTTTTGTTGCGTCGCCTGTGGGAATCAAGCAACgtacgtaagtgatttgaccaatcaaaaacgatggattattcgaactgtcggtTGTCATCgttcaattcgcttgcgttacGTCAACATCTTTGTGTTGGgtcgctagtgggaatcaagcttggAAACAATTGTGTTTCCATTTTGTTAGGTTCATGTGCTGGGCAATGTGACTCCGACTTAGATAACACGAAACCGTGCCAGTGTAACTCGGCTTGTACGACGTATAATGACTGTTGCACAGATTACTCAGCGTTATGTtctggaggaggaggaggaggtggTGGAGGTTTGTAGGCATTGTTTTGGTCGATTTGCTCTTTATATTCCAACTACCTCAGCTCGTATAAGGAGGAGGAGTTTTGTAGGCATTGTTTTGGTAACACTTTGAAAGTCCATTTGCACTTTAAATTCCAACTAACGTATATCGTGCTGAATACAGTGTGTTAGATCCTGGAGGAGATATGTTTTGGTAATAAAGTGTAGCTTATTTGCCTTTAATTACCAGAATAATAAAGCGTTCGATTAGTATGGGTTCCAGGCCGagtttgacttaatattagtaaattaaagcgataaatattttggcacatatggtgTTTCATACGTGTACTACTTGAAATCTCGAAATTGGTGCAAGTCTGGTGTACGGCATGcgcatttattaaatttaaatagttCTGTAATTACCTTCTATGGTAAATGACCattgtactacagtataaatcataaataatatcaGTATTGCTTAAAAATAAACTACATTGCCCATTACAAAAATCTTTTGTCGAATATAAACTGGATCGAGAAACATAAACCGTTAAAGTGAAAAATAGTCGACAGAAAGCATTGTTTGCAGttgaattttgtttaaatgtacgttacgttattttttatatgcgaaattattattttgttttggtgttttttcACTAAAAGTGAATGactttaacattttaacattctAAAATAGGGTCACCGACAGATTTACAAACGCTAGCAGATGCGTTATGGTCGGGAGACGTCAATCGCGCGGACTCGAAACAGTTTACAGTCAACAAGCAGACCTTCCTTTCTAACACCAACGATCAAGTTGATAGGTCCAGTGCACCGTGAGTTATTATCCTTCTATTCTATTATCAACATCCatatctatttattaattatggACTTTCCGAAGAATCAGCATAAAATGGTATCGTGATATCTGCGCACCGTACCATCCGCATTTACAATTTTCGCGGACCCTATAatagttaagcgtggttcccactaaagcGTGGcccccactagcgacgcaacgcaaggacgtaacgcaacacaagtgaattgaccaatcacaagcgatggcttattcgcttgtgattgctaactgtctataacttcgcttgtcattggttaaaacgcttgcgttgcgtttacgtccttgcgttacgttctagtgggaaccaagctttaagcgtggttcccactagaacgcaacgcaacgacgtatcgacgcaaagtgctgtattgcgtaatcacaagtgggaaccgacgacgcaatggtgctgcaaaaatcgcaggtttgatttcacgtaCGCAGGCgagggcaaacacaattattagaagggcatttgcttacgttgcataggttgttacgttgcgtcgctagtgggaaccaagcttaaaacgcaacgtaacgcagcgacgtatcgaagCAAGGAAACCTCTGACGACGCAACAGGTTTGATTTGCGTTGCGTGACTAGTGGGAAGGGAACCACGGTTTAGGCTAGTAATGAATTCGGTTCTACTCCAAGTCTTCACATCAAACTTCTTCAGTTGatgttcaaaaaataaaaaccaaaacatgtttttattttctagaCTCTTGTCGTATGTTGACAGTTCATTGCTCAGCAAAGACACGTATGCAAAGTTTATTGCGCTACTTGATAACTATGAAGCGCGCACTGGAATTGACGACAGTCCCAGTTTGGCAGAGACCAGAGAGAAAGACGCCTTTGTCAGTGCCATTCTCAGTACAAATGTTATGGAGTTGACCTATGACTTTCTGTTTTTAAAAGGTAATAGTTACAACCATTTGTTGTTTTCGCCAGAtgcttttttgttgttg
This genomic stretch from Antedon mediterranea chromosome 11, ecAntMedi1.1, whole genome shotgun sequence harbors:
- the LOC140062823 gene encoding uridylate-specific endoribonuclease-like, with product MKTICILLVCAVSLTIVAAGDSCSGRCDSGFSGSYDCQCNTHCVNYGDCCADYSQQCLGSPTDLQTLADALWSGDVNRADSKQFTVNKQTFLSNTNDQVDRSSAPLLSYVDSSLLSKDTYAKFIALLDNYEARTGIDDSPSLAETREKDAFVSAILSTNVMELTYDFLFLKGKVSSKQDFQAQFEDMWFKSYSRSSPSDTSGFEHVFVGEQKSSSVSGFHNWIQLNSEENNGALNYYGYSKEASPNLLLFQFSWDGKIKKLSSIMFGASPEFEMALFTTCFLTERNNLCSFKLDGNNVDIQTYDYKGESVIGSAYFSV